The region CGAGAGCTCGCGACACTCGAGAGAGTgaatgcgtgtgtgtgtgtgaaacaagttcgttgcctaagtcttttgttGGACGAGTATATCGAACACCTTGACTCGTCTCAAACACAAACGCTTGGCACTCATTCGAATTCTCATTTCAGCATCAACCTAGCATGACAAGGCTCAATTAGGCCGCCTAACGCTTTCATCCAACCACCAAACACCAAGCACCAAGCCCCAGCAGCGGTCTGGACTCAAAACTCATTCAGACATAAACCAAGATCTAGAACTAGAGCTTCTTCCCGCCACGCATCGCACCACTGACCTCCTGCGGGCGAGCCAAGGCCGGCAGCAGCTGGCGGTTGAGCAGGCTtaccatctccatctcccttcCCAACGCCACATTTCTCTGCATTTCTCTGAGCTGAACCATCTTCTAATACCATCTTCTGCCGAAACCTCAACCgcaaccgaaaccgaaacacgAATAAAATGAATTATCAGAAGGCCAGTGAAAAGCATTCGCCGTCCTCATTGAAGCAGAGGCCGTCgggcaacagcggcagcataCAAAACTTTTGGAACGAACGCATTATGGAGCGCTTTATAAAGGCAAATCTATTCATTATATGCTGCGTGGTGGCTGTTCTATTGCTGGTGAGTAGTACAATGGGATCGATATCCAGCCGTGTGTCAGAGtgaaataaatacaagatACCTTAATATTAGGATACTTTAGCTACCAAAATATCACCAATTAAATAGACAGATAGATACAATCCTCCTACCCCTTCTATTCGAATATCTGGCAGTCGGAATGCTATGTGGCTGTTTTTACCCCAGTATAGGCACTACTTGGTGATATATGACCATCATATTATTGGTATGTCTCTCCTCCGCACACCTGTCCGCATGTCTGTCCATTCGTCGGTTGTCTCCTCAACTGGCGGCTGTCCGTGAACCACTACTCGTATCAGTGTGTAAACATTTTTGCCCCATTaagtgaaaatgaaatgaaatcgtTTTTGTGCATCGTGCAAAATGTACAAATttcatctttttttgttgtttttgttttgctctctGTTTGTGCTGTCAGAGGGGGGTCCGTGCAGGAGAGGGGGCTCATTAATTGATTGATGGATGATTGTGGAGCAAAGATGTCTCCGGTTTTTGTTCCGCCACATCGCGTCGTCATCACATCTTCTCTTGCCATCGCATGATTTatgttttcgcttttcttttgcgATTGTGGGttaatttccatttctctTTTCGTTTGCCCCCACCCGACCACGGCAGATTGTCTACCTGGGGGCCTTCTCGTGTGAGGTCTCGTGGATACTGGAGGCCCATGGAGAGCTTCCCTTCGCCGCCTACACCCTGTGCACCCTCTACTTTGTGATGTTCGTGGCGACCACGATCCTGATCCACGGTCTGGTCAGCGGTCTGTGCTGGCCCCTGTTCGCCTGGTCAGGCATCATTGGCATTCTCTCCATCCCGGAGCTGGTCTTTGTGATGATCATGACCACGCAGCACTGGGTAAGTGAGCGCAATAGGAATCCGCTAGAACTGTTCCGTAATTTCCATCTTTATTTCGAATGATTTTAGGGCCTGCAGTCGGTGCACGGACTGACGGAGCTAACCTCGTACCTGATCCGCCTGATCATCAACTGCTTGGCGTTGATCTGCGTAATACCCACGGGAATTCGGTGGCGCCGCGAGACGCAGGTGCTCAGCCAGCTGCAGGGCCTGGCCACGCGGCTATCTCTGCAGACCCCGGCACCCAGCGTGCCCATGACCAAGGCGGACTCTAGGCGTTCCAGTCAGCGGCTGAGTGGCTTCGAGAATGCCGGCTATCAGCTGTGCGATGAAACGGCCAAGCTGCCCCTGGGCCCCGGCTTGGGGATGGGACTGAGCAACCAGTGCGGCGGTGGCAGCCAGGCCTATGGCTCCCAGAACGAGTTCAATGCCAGCATGTTTGCCCCGGCCTTGGCCCAACAGTTCAACAACGCCGCCCAGATGCAGCGTGCggcaggaggaggtggaggaggaccGCCGGGACATCGCGCCCAGTCTCTGATGGACTTGCGCTGCACCTTGCCGGGAATGTACAACCCCCGGCACGTCCTGGACACAGAGGACAAGAATGCCAAGTACTTCAACATAACCATCGACGACCTTAAGAACAATCTGCAGGACTCGCATCGGCCGTCGCCACCCTCACTCATCGGCTCGGCCAGCAACGATCCCATCTACTGCTCCATCGAGCCGAAGCAGATGACCCCACCGCCTGCCCAACAGCGTTCGCAACACGGACATCGCCCTAGGGGCAGCCACAAGCAGCCGCCGCCGGGCCAGCTCTCGAGGAACTGCATCTCCCTGGAGAACCTGGAAGGAATCAACAAGGTGCAGAATGACCTGAATGCCTACGGCAACAACCTGCTGCAGAACtacacgcagcagcagcagtactaCCTGGCCATGCTGCTCAATCCCctccaccagcaacagcaacagcagatgcagcaactgcaacagcaccaccaccaggcGGCAGGGGGCATCTACCGCAGGCCGTCCACCTGCAGCTCGATCGGTGGATTCACCGGAACGGTGCTCGCCCAGCCGCGGCGCGGCTCCCACCACAGCCAGCAGATGCAGTACTACGGGGGCTTTGGGTATGCCAACTATGCCAATCC is a window of Drosophila pseudoobscura strain MV-25-SWS-2005 chromosome 3, UCI_Dpse_MV25, whole genome shotgun sequence DNA encoding:
- the Rcd6 gene encoding uncharacterized protein Rcd6 isoform X1; translated protein: MNYQKASEKHSPSSLKQRPSGNSGSIQNFWNERIMERFIKANLFIICCVVAVLLLIVYLGAFSCEVSWILEAHGELPFAAYTLCTLYFVMFVATTILIHGLVSGLCWPLFAWSGIIGILSIPELVFVMIMTTQHWGLQSVHGLTELTSYLIRLIINCLALICVIPTGIRWRRETQVLSQLQGLATRLSLQTPAPSVPMTKADSRRSSQRLSGFENAGYQLCDETAKLPLGPGLGMGLSNQCGGGSQAYGSQNEFNASMFAPALAQQFNNAAQMQRAAGGGGGGPPGHRAQSLMDLRCTLPGMYNPRHVLDTEDKNAKYFNITIDDLKNNLQDSHRPSPPSLIGSASNDPIYCSIEPKQMTPPPAQQRSQHGHRPRGSHKQPPPGQLSRNCISLENLEGINKVQNDLNAYGNNLLQNYTQQQQYYLAMLLNPLHQQQQQQMQQLQQHHHQAAGGIYRRPSTCSSIGGFTGTVLAQPRRGSHHSQQMQYYGGFGYANYANPYITANSKLSLGNESDDYRKYRDVAL
- the Rcd6 gene encoding uncharacterized protein Rcd6 isoform X2, which produces MERFIKANLFIICCVVAVLLLIVYLGAFSCEVSWILEAHGELPFAAYTLCTLYFVMFVATTILIHGLVSGLCWPLFAWSGIIGILSIPELVFVMIMTTQHWGLQSVHGLTELTSYLIRLIINCLALICVIPTGIRWRRETQVLSQLQGLATRLSLQTPAPSVPMTKADSRRSSQRLSGFENAGYQLCDETAKLPLGPGLGMGLSNQCGGGSQAYGSQNEFNASMFAPALAQQFNNAAQMQRAAGGGGGGPPGHRAQSLMDLRCTLPGMYNPRHVLDTEDKNAKYFNITIDDLKNNLQDSHRPSPPSLIGSASNDPIYCSIEPKQMTPPPAQQRSQHGHRPRGSHKQPPPGQLSRNCISLENLEGINKVQNDLNAYGNNLLQNYTQQQQYYLAMLLNPLHQQQQQQMQQLQQHHHQAAGGIYRRPSTCSSIGGFTGTVLAQPRRGSHHSQQMQYYGGFGYANYANPYITANSKLSLGNESDDYRKYRDVAL